One window of Cohnella hashimotonis genomic DNA carries:
- the cmpA gene encoding cortex morphogenetic protein CmpA codes for MPQWLCNQMMRAYQKKDRRQIKMLNDCWFFYYRQPAKDAAAGPRP; via the coding sequence ATGCCGCAATGGCTGTGCAATCAGATGATGAGGGCTTACCAGAAAAAGGACCGCCGCCAGATCAAGATGCTGAACGACTGCTGGTTTTTCTATTATCGCCAGCCCGCGAAGGATGCGGCCGCAGGTCCCCGTCCCTAA